Part of the Paenibacillus guangzhouensis genome is shown below.
AGGCTCGGTCATCAGCGTGGTGCCGATGCTGCTCGCGATCTTCATCTTCCAGAAGCAGATTATCGCGGGGCTGACGGAAGGCACGATCAAAGGATAATGTACTGCACTTGCGGGTGAGGAGGCGTTGCCGCTTGGCCATTCGGAACATGAAGGTACTCATCGTCGATGACGAATTAATCGTCCGCCAAGGACTTCGGGCCACGGTGGACTGGGGGCGGTACGGCATGGAAGTTGTAGCGGACGCCCCCAATGGACTTAAAGGCTGGGAAGCATTCTTGCAATATAAGCCGGATGTTGTGATCACTGACATTGTGATGCCGAAACTCAATGGGCTTGAACTTGCCAGACGCGTGAAGCAGGCGGCGAGCGAGACCCAGATCCTCCTGCTGAGCTGCCACGAAGATTTCTCGTATGCGCAGCAGGGGTTCCGCATCGGCGCATCAGGTTATGTGCTCAAGACGGCGCTCGACGAAGAAGAGCTCGGATATTACTTGCGGCAATTCGAGCAGCAATTCCGGCAGCGCAGTCAGGAGCAAGGAGAGTCGTTGAACGAGGCAAGAGACCGCCAAGCGCAGATCTATTCGTGGCTTGGCGGCTTCACCTCCGATATCGAGGAGCATCTTGCGCGATGGTTCCAGACCGACTGGGCATGGATGCAGGGAGGGTGTCGAATGTACCTGATCCGGTCCGATAGCGAACAGACGCTGAATCCAGCGGATTGGGTGGGTATGGAACAAGCCGTCGGGCTGCCAAACGAACGAATTCCATGCGGGAAGGGGCGCGATCTGTTCCTATGCAAGCCGGAGGCGGATGAGTTGGTCATGTTCCGGCTCAAGGCGGCCAAGAGTCAGAACAAGAAGCTGACCTGGCAGGCGGATGGTCCAATCCACACGCATGAAGCATGGATTCTCATCGTGATGCAGTTGTATCGCCAAGATGAGCTCTGGCGGAAATACGATGTCTGGAATGATGCATGGCCTGAACCGATCACGCAAGCCGTTCAGCTGATTCTGAAGGATGAAGGGAGCAGCATGTCGGTTGCGGAACTCGCGGATGCAGTCGGCTTCAGCCGAAGCCACTTCAGCACGTTGTTCAAGCGGGTCGTTGGCGAGAACATCATCGATTTCCAGAGCAAAATGAAACTTCATAAAGCCGAGTATATGCTCCTCACTACGCTGATGAGTGTGAGTGAGATATCGGAGCATCTAGGCATGATTGACGCCAATTATTTCAGCAAATGGTTCAAGCGTGTTACGGGATTATCCCCGAGCCAATATCGCTCCAGCAAAAAAAACGTCATTAATGAACTGACTTAAGGGGGAAGACACACTGTGATGAAGAACAACAACACGGTACAGCAGAATGATTGGGAGAACTTAGAAGTATTGCACCGCAATCGGATGAAGAGCCATACGTATTTCCACTCCTATTCGGATGCGGCATCCGCATTATCATATGAGCGCGGGCAATCCCCATGGTATCAACAATTGAACGGCATGTGGAAATTCCACTTCGCGGAAGCGCCGCAGCTCGCACCTGAATTCTATCGTACGGACTACGATGTTGCAGGATGGGACGCGATCGAAGTACCGGGCCACTGGCAGCTGCAAGGCTACGGCAAGCCGCACTATACGGATCTGCTGTATCCGATTCCGGTAGATCCGCCGCGTGTGCCGTCGGAGAATCCGACAGGGTGCTACCGCAGGGAGTTCCATGTTCCGAAGCAATGGGACGGAAGACAAATCGTCCTTCGATTCGAAGGCGTAGATAGCGCGTTCCATGTGTGGGTGAACGGGGAAGAAGTAGGCTACAGCCAAGGCAGTCGGCTTCCGTCTGAGTTCGATATAACTAAATATGTTCAATCCGGGCCTAACCAACTATCGGTTAAGGTCTATCAGTGGTCTGATGGAACGTACGTAGAGGACCAGGACATGTGGTACATGAGCGGTATTTTCAGGGACGTGAGCCTCTGGGCACGCCCGGAGGTACAGGTTCACGATTTCACGGTGCGTACCGATGTGACGGAAGATCATGGACATGGCACATTGCATGTCAGAGCCAATCTTGCGAACTTAACAGGACTAGCAGCGTCAGGTTATCACTTGCGCTGTGTCTTGCTCGACGCGTCGGGGCAGGTGGAGGTAGGAACGGCGAAGATGGGACAGATCGCCGTGGTGGCCGGTGCAGAGACTGACGTAGAGGTGAGTATTGAGATTGCGAATCCGCTGTTATGGTCTGCGGAACAACCGAA
Proteins encoded:
- a CDS encoding response regulator transcription factor, with product MAIRNMKVLIVDDELIVRQGLRATVDWGRYGMEVVADAPNGLKGWEAFLQYKPDVVITDIVMPKLNGLELARRVKQAASETQILLLSCHEDFSYAQQGFRIGASGYVLKTALDEEELGYYLRQFEQQFRQRSQEQGESLNEARDRQAQIYSWLGGFTSDIEEHLARWFQTDWAWMQGGCRMYLIRSDSEQTLNPADWVGMEQAVGLPNERIPCGKGRDLFLCKPEADELVMFRLKAAKSQNKKLTWQADGPIHTHEAWILIVMQLYRQDELWRKYDVWNDAWPEPITQAVQLILKDEGSSMSVAELADAVGFSRSHFSTLFKRVVGENIIDFQSKMKLHKAEYMLLTTLMSVSEISEHLGMIDANYFSKWFKRVTGLSPSQYRSSKKNVINELT